The proteins below come from a single Uloborus diversus isolate 005 chromosome 10, Udiv.v.3.1, whole genome shotgun sequence genomic window:
- the LOC129231486 gene encoding uncharacterized protein LOC129231486, translating to MGQHDPGALHSSNKSAPNQTRDHYFLVMPTDRSSSPYTDTSRFAGRKDCDSEDPPRIIVDDDSRTLDESCFQDKKMREEEKEIFCLSRSLYPDGSSSNSFPSTPQNYFIPVKSHSPSHGSAPDFSVSFKHLFQRSTGTPAFDPSQFSSSKEGNTDKNPVSDNVDVSSHPPRDLSVNCTQKTIYPWMVDTKNVKKCNKSRVPTGERKLGPGNVIRIVEEKNKQTSF from the coding sequence ATGGGACAGCATGATCCAGGAGCTCTACACTCGTCTAACAAATCTGCACCTAATCAAACTAGAGACCACTACTTCCTCGTCATGCCGACCGACAGGTCCTCTTCACCTTATACCGATACCAGTCGCTTCGCTGGACGAAAGGATTGCGACTCTGAAGATCCTCCTCGGATCATAGTTGATGATGACTCGAGGACCCTGGATGAAAGCTGTTTCCAAGACAAAAAGATGAGGGAAGAGGAGAAAGAGATCTTCTGTCTTTCCAGGAGTTTGTACCCGGATGGGAGCAGTTCCAACTCTTTTCCTTCAACCCCACAAAATTATTTCATACCTGTAAAATCGCACAGCCCCAGCCATGGATCCGCACCGGATTTCTCAGTATCTTTTAAGCATCTATTTCAGCGTTCTACTGGAACCCCAGCCTTTGATCCTTCGCAATTCTCAAGCAGTAAGGAAGGAAACACTGACAAGAACCCTGTTTCCGATAACGTGGATGTGTCTTCGCACCCCCCAAGAGACTTATCAGTGAACTGTACACAAAAGACTATCTATCCTTGGATGGTTGACACCAAGAATGTCAAGAAGTGTAACAAATCCCGAGTTCCAACCGGAGAAAGGAAACTAGGTCCCG